Part of the Kitasatospora sp. NBC_00374 genome is shown below.
AGTAGTAGATGACTGCGACCTTGCTGGCCATGAGAGTTGCTCCCCCTGTGCGATGAGCTGCTGCCGGACGTGCGCTGATCAACTGTGCGGCACCCGGGTCGGCCCGCGGCAGGGTTTCCCGCCCGACCGTCCCGACTGCGTCAGGTCGACAGTAAAGCGGAACGCGCTCCGCTTTCAAGGGGTAACCGGAATGAGTTCCGGTTAGGCGTCGTCCGCCGGCCCGCAGAAGCCGTCCAGCAGGTCCCCCACCGCGGCCCTGATCTCCGCCCCGCTCATCCCCCGCCCCTCCCGCAGCCACTGCAACTGCTCCGCCGAGAGCGCCGCGAGCAGGGCGTCGGCGACGAAGCGCGGGTCCGACCCGGGCCGCACCCGGCCCAGCAGGAACGCCAGGTGGGCGTGGTACACCGAGTACGGGCCGCCCCGGAACCGCCCGGTCGGCGAGCTGCGCTCGGCGAGCAGCTGGAGCGCGTGCTGCTCCTGGATCCGGTCGACCAGGGCCAGGACGAAGGCCCGCAGCCGCACCCGCGCGGGCGCGTCCGGACCGAGCGGCGGGGGTCCGGTCATGAAGCCCGCCTGGAACTGCCGTTCCCGCTCGTCGAGCAGGGCGAGGAGCAGCCCCGTACGGTCACCGAAGCGGCGGTAGACCGTCCCGACACCGATGCCCGCCGCCTGGGCCACCTCGGCCACGGTCAGCCCCTCCGCGCCCTCATTGGCCAGGATCTCCGCCGCCACCTTGAGGATCTTGAGGCGGTTGCGCGCGGCGTCGGCCCGCTCGGGCGGTGCCTGCCCGGCCATCGGCAGCCGACCGGACAGCGGCTCCGGCGGGTTCGGGACCGGCCCCGGGGATCGGTTCACGGGGGCCTCCCAGCGTTTCGCGGATCGCCGAAACCCTATCGGACCGCCCTCGGCGGCCGGCCCCTGCGGCCCGCGCGGCGGAACCGGGCACTCCGCTCCCGCGTCCACCTCCATCGACGGGCCGGCCCACGACGCCGGGATACATACCGCGTATGTCGACATCCCCCGCACCTACGTGCGAGGGTGAGTACGACGCCACCGTGGTCACCGAGTTGACGGTCCGTCCTGCCATGTCGTCGAAGAGAGAGGGCCCGTAGTGCCTGCAGCCCCCGCCTCCAGGAGCACTCCCACCCGGAGCCGCCGACGCGCCAAGCCTCGACGGCGGCGCAGCCGGCTCGGCATGGGTGTCGCGCTGGTCGGTTCGCTGGCGGTGCTGGGCGCGGCGGCGGTGGCCCTCGGCAGCTCGGAGGGCACGCCGAGCGGGAGCGCGCCGAGCATGCAGGCCCGGTCCGTCCCGTCGGAGGCCGCGGAGCAGGTGGCGGAGAACCCCGCGCCCGTCCCCCCGGCCGGCACCCCGCCGCAGTCCGGCGCACCGCAGTCCACCCCGAGCGGCACCGTCACCCCGACCGGCACCTTCACCGCCGCCGCCGCCAACGGCCCGGCCGTCGGCAAGGGCACCATCCGGCGCTACAAGGTCGAGGTCGAGGAGGGCATCGGCATCGAGCCGCAGACCGCCGCGACCGAGGTGCAGGCCATCCTGGCCGACAAGCGCGGCTGGACGACGGACCGGCGCAACGGCTTCCAGCTGGTCGCCGACGGCACCTTCGACTTCACCGTCAGGATCGCCTCGCCGGAGACCGTCGACCGGATCTGCGCCAGCGGGGGCCTGGACACCAAGGGCGAGGTCAACTGCGACGTCGGCCGCCAGGTGATGGTCAACTCCAAGCGCTGGCAGACGGGTTCGCCGCAGTTCTCGGGCCCGATCGAGGAGTACCGGGCACTGATCATCAACCACGAGGTCGGCCACCGAATAGGCCACGGCCACGAGGCCTGCCCGGGCCCCGGCAAGCCCGCACCCGCGATGATGCAGCAGATCTACGGCCTCAACGGTTGCACGCCCAACGCCTGGCCGTACACCGCCGACGGCAGCTACATCAGCGGCCCGAGCATCCCGTAGTCCCGGTACCCGGCGGCCCGGCGCGCTCCACGGGACGCCGGCCCGCGGCCGGTGTCAGCGGGCCCGCACCGCCGCGATGCCGTCCGAAGTGCCGAGCACCAGCAGGCCGTCCGTGACCGCCAGCGCCCAGACCGGTGCGCCCAGCCGCAGGTCGAGCGGTTGCGCGCCGGGCCGGTACAGCCGGACCAGGCCGTCCGACCAGGCCGCCGCCACGGTCGGGCCGTCCGCGCCGCCCGCCGCGGCGACCGCGCTGACCACCCGGCCGCGCCGATCCAGCACCTCGGCCAGTGCACCACCGCCGGGCCGCCACAGCTGGACCGAGCCGTCGAACCCGCCGCTGACCAGAGCCGGCAGCGCGCCCTGCCAGGTGGCGGCCAGCGCGGTCACCGGGCCCAGGTGCGGGCCCTCGGTCAGCACCTCGCCGTCCGGCGCCCGCCAGTGCAGCCGGCCGCTCTCGTCGCCGAGGGCGGGCAGCGCGCCGGGCAGCGCGGCGACGGCGGCCACCGCGCTCGGGTCGGAGCCGACCCCGGCCCGCAGCGCGGCCAGCGCCTCGCCCGGACGGCTGTCGGCCTCGGCCGAGGACGGCACCACCGCGAGCTCGCCCCAGGAGTCCAGCAGCACCACGCTGCCGCCGGCCGTCACGGTCAGCCCGCGCAGCGGCTTGGGCCCGGGCGCGGGGAAGCGGGCCAGCGGGCGCCCGGAGGCGGCGTCCACGGTGCGCACCGTACCGCCGGGGTCGGCGAGCAGCAGCTGACCGGTGTACGGACCCGCGCCGAGCGCCAGCGAGGACACCGGACCGGGCCAGCCGAACGCGGAGTTGGGCCACATCGCCCAGGCGCAGTGCCACGGCGCGTCCACCTCCGCCAGCCGGGCCGCGGCCGCCTCGTCCAGCCCGATCAGCCTGGTCCGCAGCACCGCGGCGCGCACCCCGGGGTCGGGTTCCGCCACCAGCGCCGGCGCCGCCGCCTGCCAGAGCTCGGGCAGGCGGCCGCTCTCCCGGGAGAGCGCGGCGGAGACGGCCACCGGGTCGGCGTGGGTGAGCAGCCGGGCGTCGACGAGGAGCCGGCCGGCGCCGCCCTCGCGGGCCGCCGCCCGCCACAGCCCGGTCAGCAGCCGCGGTGCGGCGGCGAGCGGGTCCACCGAGCCGTCCGGCTGTGCGGGCAGCAGGCGGGCCAGCTCGTCCAGGCTCTGGGCGGCGGGCTCGGCCGGGTGGCCGAGGGCCGCACCGGGGCTGGGGTAACCGGCCGGGTCGGCGCCCGCGCCGGCGCACCAGGCGGCGAACCGGTCCGGGTCGGTCCACTGCGGCAGGTCGAGGTCGAGCACCGCCGGCCCGTCCACGGCCGTGAAGGCGCCGACCGTCTCCGGGGCGCCCTCGACGACCAGCCTGATCCGTTCCAACCGCAGCAGCGGGTCGAGCAGTTCGGCCACCAGCGCGGCCGGGTCGGCGGCCCGGCCGAGCTCCGGCACGCAGATCACCAGCGGACGGTCGTCCTCGGTCAGCGCGGTGAAGAGTTCCTCGGGGGTGCGGACCAGCAGGTCCAGCCGTCGGCCCAGCAGCCAGGCCGCGCTCTGCACGGTGGCCTCCGCCGCGGGCAGGACCGCGTCGACACCGGTGCCGGCCTCGGCCAGCCAGGCCAGCAGGTGGCTCTTGCCCGCGCCGGCCGCTCCGGTGACCTGGCACAGCCGCGGCGCCCGGCCGTCGCCGAGCCAGCCGAGCAGGGCCAGCCCGGCCGGCCGTCGGCCCGCCCGCAGCGGCGGTATCCGGCGCCCGTCTCCACCCACGGCCGAGTCCCCCTTCACAGCTGAGTCGGCGTCATCCGCCCGATGGTCGGCACGAGCTTACTGATGACCGGCCCGGGTCCCGCCCGGCAGGCCCTCCGCCGGACCGGAGGGCCTGCCGGCCGGTCAGCCCAGCACCGGTAGGTGGGCGCTCAGGTCGCTGCGCTCGCCGCTCGCCGAGACGGCCCCCTCCTCGACGGCCGTCGCCCAGTCGAGCCGCCCGGTGGCCAGCCGGATCCAGGCCAGCGGGCCGGCCTCGACCACGTTCGGCGGGGTGCCGCGGGTGTGCCGCGGTCCCTCGACGGCCTGCACCACCGCGAACGGCGGCACCCGCAGCTCGACCGCCCCGCCGGGCACCTGTTCGGCGAAGGAGTCCGCCAGCAGCCGGGCGACGGCGGCCAGCGCCTGCCGGTCGTGCGGGAAGTCGCCCCGGCCGAGCGCGTCCGCCAGGTCGTCCGCGTGGACCACCGTCTCGACCAGCCGGGTCACCAGCATGTCGGCGAGCGTCATCGAGCCGAGCCGGATCTCGAACCGCCGGGCGGGATCCGCCGCGGCCGGGCCCGTCAGCAGGTCGCGCAGGGCGTCCGCCTCCCGCTCGAACTCCTCGGCGACCTGCGCCGGGGGGCCCTCGAAGGCCCGGGCGGCGTGCTCGCGGGCCGCGCCGTCGAGCAGCGGGGCCAGACCGCCGACCCCGGCCACCCACTGCGCGAGGCCGAGCGGCTGCCGTCCCTCCAGCGGCTGGTCCAGGTGCCGGGGCACCCAGCCCACCTGCAGCGCCAGGTGGGCCAGCAGCTCGCGGACGGTCCACGTGCCCAGCCTGGTCGGCGCGGCGAGCAGCCGCTCGGCCGCCGGATCGGCGCACAGGGCGCGGACGGCGGCGCGCAGGGCCTCGGTCTGCGCGGCCAGCGCGGCGCGCACCTTCACGGGGTCGTACGTACGGGTCCGGTTCGCCATGCCGGAAGGCTAGCGCGACCGCGCGAAGGGCGGACATACGAGGCGCGGACGTACGAGGCGCGGACGCGCGAAGGGCGGCCCGCCGTCCGGCGGGCCGCCCTCGGGGTGCGGACCGATCAGCCGAGCAGGGCCTCGATCACACCGGTGTGCGCGTCCTTCAGCTCGGCCAGCGAGACGCTGAACTGGCCCTGGACGTCCAGGGTGTCACCGTCGACCACGCCGATCCGGGCGACCGGCAGGCCGCGGGCGCCGCACATGTCGTTGAACCGGAGCTCCTCGCTGCGCGGCACGGACACCACGGCCCGGCCGGCCGACTCGGAGAACAGGAACACGAACGGGTCGAGCTCCTCCGGCACCACGATGCGGGCACCCTTGCCGCCCTTGAGGCAGCTCTCGACCAGCGCCTGGCCCAGACCGCCGTCGGAGAGGTCGTGCGCCGCGTCGATCATGCCGTCGCGGGAGCCCGCGATCAGGATCTCGGCGAGCAGCCGCTCGCGCTCCAGGTCGACCTTGGGCGGCAGGCCGCCCAGGTGGCCGTGGACGACCTCGGTCCAGGCGGAGCCGCCCAGCTCGTCGGCGGTGTCGCCGAGCAGGTAGAGCAGCTGGCCCTCCTCGGCGAAGCCGATCGGGGTGCGCCGGGTGACGTCGTCGATCACGCCGAGCACCGCGACCACGGGGGTCGGGTGGATGGCGATCTCGCCGGTCTGGTTGTAGAGCGAGACGTTGCCGCCGGTCACCGGGGTGCCCAGGACCTGGCAGGCGTCGGCCAGGCCGCGGGTGGCCTCGGCGAACTGCCACATCACGTCCGGGTCCTCGGGGGAGCCGAAGTTGAGGCAGTCCGAGACGGCGAGCGGCTTGGCGCCGCCGGCCGCGACGTTGCGGTACGCCTCGGCCAGGGCCAGCTGGGCACCGGTGTACGGGTCCAGCTTCGCGAAGCGGCCGTTGCCGTCGGTAGCGACCGAGACGCCGAGGTTGGTCTCGTCGTCGATCCGGACCATGCCCGAGTCCTCGGGGGTCGAGAGCACCGTGTTGCCCAGCACGTAGCGGTCGTACTGGTCGGTGATCCACGCCTTGGAGGCCTGGTTGGGCGAGCCCGCGACGGCCAGCAGGGCCGCCTTGAGCTCGGCGCCGTTCGCCGGCCGCACCAGGCGGTCCGCGGTCGGGGCGTCGGCCTGCAGCGCGTCCTGCCAGCTCGGGCGGGCGAACGGGCGCTGGTAGACCGGGCCGTCGTGGGCGACGGTGCGCGGCGGCACGTCGACGACCTGCTCGCCGTGCCAGAAGATCTCCAGGCGCTCGCCGTCGGTCACCTCACCGATGACGGTGGCGATGACGTCCCACTTCTCGCAGATCTCCAGGAAGCGGTCGACCTTGCCGGGCTCGACGATGGCGCACATGCGCTCCTGCGACTCGCTCATGAGGATCTCCTCGGGCGAGAGCGTGTTGTCGCGCAGCGGCACGGTGTCCAGCTCGATCCGCATACCGCCGGAGCCGGCCGAGGCCAGCTCCGAGGTGGCGCAGGAGAGTCCGGCGCCGCCGAGGTCCTGGATGCCGAGCACCAGCTTCTCGGCGAAGATCTCCAGGGTGCACTCGATCAGGAGCTTCTCCTGGAACGGGTCGCCGACCTGGACGGCCGGGCGCTTCGCCGGGCCGGTCGCGTCGAAGGTCTCCGAGGCCAGCACGGAGACGCCGCCGATGCCGTCGCCGCCAGTGCGGGCTCCGTACAGGATGACCTTGTTGCCGGCGCCGGAGGCCTGCGCGAGGTGGATGTCCTCGTGCTTCATCACGCCGACGCACAGCGCGTTGACCAGCGGGTTGCCCTGGTAGCAGGAGTCGAAGACGACCTCGCCGCCGATGTTCGGCAGGCCCAGGCAGTTGCCGTAGCCGCCGATGCCCGCGACGATCCCGGGCAGCACGCGCCGGGTGTCG
Proteins encoded:
- a CDS encoding TetR/AcrR family transcriptional regulator — translated: MNRSPGPVPNPPEPLSGRLPMAGQAPPERADAARNRLKILKVAAEILANEGAEGLTVAEVAQAAGIGVGTVYRRFGDRTGLLLALLDERERQFQAGFMTGPPPLGPDAPARVRLRAFVLALVDRIQEQHALQLLAERSSPTGRFRGGPYSVYHAHLAFLLGRVRPGSDPRFVADALLAALSAEQLQWLREGRGMSGAEIRAAVGDLLDGFCGPADDA
- a CDS encoding DUF3152 domain-containing protein — encoded protein: MGVALVGSLAVLGAAAVALGSSEGTPSGSAPSMQARSVPSEAAEQVAENPAPVPPAGTPPQSGAPQSTPSGTVTPTGTFTAAAANGPAVGKGTIRRYKVEVEEGIGIEPQTAATEVQAILADKRGWTTDRRNGFQLVADGTFDFTVRIASPETVDRICASGGLDTKGEVNCDVGRQVMVNSKRWQTGSPQFSGPIEEYRALIINHEVGHRIGHGHEACPGPGKPAPAMMQQIYGLNGCTPNAWPYTADGSYISGPSIP
- a CDS encoding WD40 repeat domain-containing protein, encoding MGGDGRRIPPLRAGRRPAGLALLGWLGDGRAPRLCQVTGAAGAGKSHLLAWLAEAGTGVDAVLPAAEATVQSAAWLLGRRLDLLVRTPEELFTALTEDDRPLVICVPELGRAADPAALVAELLDPLLRLERIRLVVEGAPETVGAFTAVDGPAVLDLDLPQWTDPDRFAAWCAGAGADPAGYPSPGAALGHPAEPAAQSLDELARLLPAQPDGSVDPLAAAPRLLTGLWRAAAREGGAGRLLVDARLLTHADPVAVSAALSRESGRLPELWQAAAPALVAEPDPGVRAAVLRTRLIGLDEAAAARLAEVDAPWHCAWAMWPNSAFGWPGPVSSLALGAGPYTGQLLLADPGGTVRTVDAASGRPLARFPAPGPKPLRGLTVTAGGSVVLLDSWGELAVVPSSAEADSRPGEALAALRAGVGSDPSAVAAVAALPGALPALGDESGRLHWRAPDGEVLTEGPHLGPVTALAATWQGALPALVSGGFDGSVQLWRPGGGALAEVLDRRGRVVSAVAAAGGADGPTVAAAWSDGLVRLYRPGAQPLDLRLGAPVWALAVTDGLLVLGTSDGIAAVRAR
- a CDS encoding sterol carrier family protein, which encodes MANRTRTYDPVKVRAALAAQTEALRAAVRALCADPAAERLLAAPTRLGTWTVRELLAHLALQVGWVPRHLDQPLEGRQPLGLAQWVAGVGGLAPLLDGAAREHAARAFEGPPAQVAEEFEREADALRDLLTGPAAADPARRFEIRLGSMTLADMLVTRLVETVVHADDLADALGRGDFPHDRQALAAVARLLADSFAEQVPGGAVELRVPPFAVVQAVEGPRHTRGTPPNVVEAGPLAWIRLATGRLDWATAVEEGAVSASGERSDLSAHLPVLG
- the purL gene encoding phosphoribosylformylglycinamidine synthase subunit PurL — translated: MSLDTVKNAEQTPDSAQPWAELGLKEDEYARIREILGRRPTGAELAMYSVMWSEHCSYKSSKVHLKQFGEKAPASDAMLVGIGENAGVVDVGQGYAVTFKVESHNHPSYIEPYQGAATGIGGIVRDILAMGARPIAVMDPLRFGAADHPDTRRVLPGIVAGIGGYGNCLGLPNIGGEVVFDSCYQGNPLVNALCVGVMKHEDIHLAQASGAGNKVILYGARTGGDGIGGVSVLASETFDATGPAKRPAVQVGDPFQEKLLIECTLEIFAEKLVLGIQDLGGAGLSCATSELASAGSGGMRIELDTVPLRDNTLSPEEILMSESQERMCAIVEPGKVDRFLEICEKWDVIATVIGEVTDGERLEIFWHGEQVVDVPPRTVAHDGPVYQRPFARPSWQDALQADAPTADRLVRPANGAELKAALLAVAGSPNQASKAWITDQYDRYVLGNTVLSTPEDSGMVRIDDETNLGVSVATDGNGRFAKLDPYTGAQLALAEAYRNVAAGGAKPLAVSDCLNFGSPEDPDVMWQFAEATRGLADACQVLGTPVTGGNVSLYNQTGEIAIHPTPVVAVLGVIDDVTRRTPIGFAEEGQLLYLLGDTADELGGSAWTEVVHGHLGGLPPKVDLERERLLAEILIAGSRDGMIDAAHDLSDGGLGQALVESCLKGGKGARIVVPEELDPFVFLFSESAGRAVVSVPRSEELRFNDMCGARGLPVARIGVVDGDTLDVQGQFSVSLAELKDAHTGVIEALLG